Sequence from the Corallococcus sp. EGB genome:
CTGCGAGGGCGTCAGGCTCCGGTAGGGGCGGGCCTGCGGGAGCACGGGCGCCTCCAGCACCACCTCCACGCGCTCGAACAGGTCCGGCCGCAGCTGCGCGGCCTCCAACACCACTGCGCCGCCCCGCGAATGTCCATGGACGCGCACCACGTCCGTCCGGGGAAGGTGCTCCAGGGCCTGCACCAGCACCGCGGCGTCATGGGCGATGGTGCCCTCGGGTTCCGTTGGCACCCTCGCCCACGGGGCGGACTCCTCACGCGGGTCGGTGATGGGCAGGTGGTAGTCGCAGCTCGTCAGCAGGATGAGCTGGAGGTCGGGCTCGCGGTAGTGGTGCGTGAAGTAGCGCATGTCCGCCGCGAAGCCATGCATGACGATGACCGTGGCGCGGGGGTGCTCGCAGCGACGCTCGGCGATGACGGCCTTGCCCACCCGGTAGACGTGTCCGTCGAAGGGCTCGCTCGCGCGGGGCATGCCCACCCGGTGCATCAACCACCAGCGCGCGGTGGGCACGAGCACGGCGGCGCCAGCGAGGACTCCAAGAGCGACGAACATGCACTCACCCGGGACGGAGGGGCCGGCGCCTTGTGGCGGACGGCCCGTGACACGGCGCGCATCATAAGGGCCGGGTTGGCCTCCCGCCGCTTCAAGGCGCGGCGGTGTCTGTCAGGTGCTGGCAGGGCTTCCGCCAGGCGGGGGCCCGCCGGCCCAATTCCTTGCAGAGGTCCTGGAGCCCGGATGCCCAGCGAGCGCCCCGGCATCACGGCCTGGTCCTGGCGCTCTTTCGGCTCGCGACCGAACTGGCTCGTGAGGCCGGCGGCATCACATTCCTGGAAGGCATCCACATTCGTCTCTTTGGCGCCCTACCTGACGGCGCTGAGGATCCGGATCTGCGTGTTGATCCACGGGATGTAGTGGGAGACCCGCGTGTAGATGCCGGGCAACCCTGCCCGCGCGCAGCCCACCCCGAAGCTCACGATGCCCTCGAGCACGTAGCCCTGGGGACCTTGGACGACGAGCGGCCCGCCGCTGTCGCCCTGGCATGCGTCCTTGCCCCCCTCCTGATACCCGGCCCCGAACATGGCATTTTCGTCGATGGTGATTCCTTGACGCCTGTAGCTGTTGGCGACGTCCTGATGCCTGAGGACGGGGACTCCCACCTGCATCAAGAGGCTGGACGTGTCGTATCCGCCCTCCCGTGTCTTGCCCCAGCCGGCGACCGTCGCCATCGTATTTTCAGCGACGAGCTCCCCGGACGCGGGGAGGCAGACAGGGACGCGCGTATTGCCGCCCGCGAGCGGAGCTGCCACGTTGGGGCGCATGCCCGAGGACTGGCCGCAGGCCCTGGCGACGGCCGTATCGAACTTGATGGGCTTGTCGAGCTTGAGGACGGCGATGTCGTTCATCGTCGTGTGCGGGTTGTACTGGGGATGATAGACGGCTCGCATCACCCGGGCTGTCACCTGCGTGGACGTGGGGCGGTTCAGGTCATGCGCACCCGCGGATGCCGTGACGTTGGAGACGCCGTCATAGACGCAATGGGCGGAGGTGAGGACGATGTCGCTCTCCTCCTTGTCGCCCACGCGCACCAGGCTGCCCCCGCAGAAATGGCTGCCGTTCTGCTGAAGGCTGACAATCCAGGGGATGGAGTTCGGCCGGGCGTCGATGCCTCCGACGATCTCCTGCTCCGTCTGACCCACTGTATCGATCAGGTCCTGCTCGGACTCCGAACCACCGCACCCGAGAAGACCGACCGCGACGACGACTCCACTCATGAAGCGCACGCAACCTCCTGGTTCAAGTGCGGAGTGAGAAAGCAAGCGACATGCCGCGAGCATGCGCCCTGGCTGTCTGGAGGAGACGCGCGCCAGCACGTCGCCGTGTGACACGTCAGCGGAGGCACATGACGCGTCAGCGTTCCATGGAGACGACCGCGTCGCGTGCGCGGTCCTCGGCCGGCCCCGTCACCACCAGCCTGCGGGCCTTCTGGAACAGTGGCACGGGTGGATCCTCCGCCATGTAGACGCCCCAGTAGTACTCGCCGGGAGGGAGGCCGGGCACCACCACCTGCTGCGGGCTGCCCTCTCGCACGAGCACCGGGTTCCTCAGCTCCCGGTCACGCGCGACGACCAGCCGGTAGCTCGGCGCTCCGCCGGGGGACTGCCACGCGAAGACCAGGGCCTCGGATGCCGGACCCGCCGGGGACTGGTAGCCGTCCCGTGGCGTGACGAGCAGCCCTCGGGGCAACTGGCGCTCCACGAAGATGCGGCGGGCGAAGCCGGACTCGCCGGGCCGCCCTTCCGCGTCCAGCGCGGACACGCGCCAGACGAACACGCCGGGCCCCGGCGGGACGAACGTGAAGGCCAGGCCCTCCACCTGCGTGTCCACGATGCGCTGGCGGAAGCCCAGGTCGCGCGCCACCTGCACCTGGTAGCTGCGCGCGCCGTCCAACGGCTTCCAGTTCAGGGGGATGCGCAGCTCCGGGCTCCACGCGATGCGCGCGTCCACGCCCGGCGAGAGGCTGGTGGGGAAGGGCGGGCCATCGTGCTCGGCATCCTCCAGGCCTCGCGCGACGTCCAGCCCGTTGCCCGCCTCGAGGGTGCGGCGGTGCGTGCCCTCGGACAGCAGCAGCCGACCGCGGGACACGCTCAGGTGCATGCCGCGCGCGGTGCGGGTGACGCGGAACTCCGTGGTGCCGGCGTGCGCCCCCGCCGTGAGCGCCACCTGCCGCCCGTTGTCTCCGCGAAGCACGAGCGGCCCGCCGGACAGCGCGTCCTCGGGGATCAGGCCCCGGGCCGTTCCCGACTCCAGCGCCACCACCGAGCCGGCTTCCGCCGAAGGCGCGGACCGCTCCACCATGACCACGGTGCGCTCCTCCAACTCGATGCGGCCACCGCCCCGAAGCTCGATGCGCGTGGAGGCATCCGGACCGGTGCGCACCCAGTCGCCGGAGCGGAACGTGGCGCCCGCCTCGAACGGCTCCCAATAAGCGCTCGCCGTACGCAGCGCGTCCACGTGACCGCGCGCGACCGCGCACGTGGCCACGATGGCGTCCAGCTCCTGAGACACGGTCCCCACCGCCCCCTCGTCCTCCGAGGTCCGGGCGCAACCCGCGATCCACAGGAGCAGGACGCACCCCAGGACGCTGCAA
This genomic interval carries:
- a CDS encoding alpha/beta fold hydrolase; translated protein: MFVALGVLAGAAVLVPTARWWLMHRVGMPRASEPFDGHVYRVGKAVIAERRCEHPRATVIVMHGFAADMRYFTHHYREPDLQLILLTSCDYHLPITDPREESAPWARVPTEPEGTIAHDAAVLVQALEHLPRTDVVRVHGHSRGGAVVLEAAQLRPDLFERVEVVLEAPVLPQARPYRSLTPSQLWLLPFLLPLWRMAPIARHNRDAWGPLENARKRELIMAFPFNPKRVATMMANLRDIEAWSQTRDASLFANVRRGTVLVPGKDRVLESASMRESAGRAKPGLDVVELDGCSHFVLWDRPDAMPVLGGAPERATGDD
- a CDS encoding serine protease, which gives rise to MSGVVVAVGLLGCGGSESEQDLIDTVGQTEQEIVGGIDARPNSIPWIVSLQQNGSHFCGGSLVRVGDKEESDIVLTSAHCVYDGVSNVTASAGAHDLNRPTSTQVTARVMRAVYHPQYNPHTTMNDIAVLKLDKPIKFDTAVARACGQSSGMRPNVAAPLAGGNTRVPVCLPASGELVAENTMATVAGWGKTREGGYDTSSLLMQVGVPVLRHQDVANSYRRQGITIDENAMFGAGYQEGGKDACQGDSGGPLVVQGPQGYVLEGIVSFGVGCARAGLPGIYTRVSHYIPWINTQIRILSAVR